One Hemibagrus wyckioides isolate EC202008001 linkage group LG07, SWU_Hwy_1.0, whole genome shotgun sequence DNA segment encodes these proteins:
- the leap2 gene encoding liver-expressed antimicrobial peptide 2 — translation MKEQSHCSRKVLAAWCLVLMVLTQQVASSPIPVMEAASGSVQGVQRLLRRMTRMTPLWRTVGTKPHGAYCQNNYECSTGICRKGHCSFSQPINS, via the exons ATGAAGGAGCAAAGTCATTGCAGCAGAAAAGTTCTTGCAGCCTGGTGCTTGGTGCTTATGGTGCTCACCCAACAG GTAGCTTCCAGTCCTATCCCAGTGATGGAGGCTGCCTCAGGCTCTGTGCAGGGAGTTCAGAGGTTACTTAGGAGGATGACCCGTATGACGCCCCTTTGGAGAACCGTGGGTACTAAACCCCATGGGGCATACTGTCAGAATAACTACGAGTGTTCCACGGGAATCTGCAG GAAAGGACACTGCTCCTTTAGCCAGCCTATAAATTCCTAA